Proteins from one Fragaria vesca subsp. vesca linkage group LG6, FraVesHawaii_1.0, whole genome shotgun sequence genomic window:
- the LOC101308989 gene encoding pentatricopeptide repeat-containing protein At2g41720-like yields the protein MATLLSQPPLLHRILCNNNNKTDSTPFKEKKHVSVDYDAATHTLSTQISGLRKRDIPKHHRLRLQTDPFQKDWSVSDVVHRVYQLRRYDDIDGVLNRWVGRFARKNFPILIREMAARGSVDHCMQVFRWMKTLKNYCARTDIYNMLIRLHARHTLVDQARGLFFEMQEWRCKPDAESYNALINAHGRAGQWRWAMNIMDDMLRAAIPPSRSTYNNLINACGSSGNWREALKACKKMTDNGVGPDLVTHNIVLSAYKTGAQYSKALSYFELMKGTNVRPDTTTLNIVIYCLVKLGQYGKAMDIFSSMRDKGAECRPDIVTFTSIIQLYSVSGQIDNCTAIFNTILAEGLKPNIVSYNALLGAYASRGMCTEAASVFNEMKKSSFRPDVVSYTSLLNAYGRSQHPKKAREVFDRMKSNHLKPNLVSYNALINAYGSSGLLAEAVEVLREMEQDGIHPNIVSICTLLAACGQCGQKVKIDTILSAAKLRGIVLNTIAYNSAIGSYMNLGEHEKAINLYQLMRKKKVKPDSVTFNVLISGCCKMSKYSEAITFFDEMVDLKIPLSKEVYSSVLCAYSKKGQLLEAESVFNSMKMAGCPPDIVTYTAMLHAYSAAENWEKACELFQEMGINGIQPDAIACAALMRAFNKGGLPSRVLILAELMREKEIPFNDAIFFEMVSACSLLQDWRTTIQLIKVIEPSLPRLSVGLMNQLLQIMGRSGKTEAMMKLFYKIVASNGDINFDTYSILLKNLLSVGSWRKYIEVLQWMVDARIRPSSQMYLDISCFAQKSGGTEYASIIYERIELLKKKIREGDSRSKVRDPHSTLLVHRTKAENHRLLESKMAVTHPVFTV from the exons ATGGCGACTCTATTATCTCAGCCACCCCTCCTCCACCGAATTCTCTGCAACAACAACAACAAGACCGACTCAACTCCCTTCAAAGAGAAGAAGCACGTCTCCGTCGACTACGACGCCGCCACTCACACCCTCTCCACCCAAATCAGCGGCCTCCGGAAGCGAGACATCCCCAAGCACCACCGCCTCCGCCTCCAAACCGACCCTTTCCAGAAGGACTGGTCCGTCTCCGACGTCGTCCATCGCGTCTATCAGCTCCGCCGCTACGACGATATCGACGGCGTGCTCAACCGATGGGTCGGACGCTTCGCCCGGAAGAATTTCCCGATTTTGATCAGA GAGATGGCGGCGAGGGGGTCGGTGGATCACTGTATGCAAGTGTTCCGGTGGATGAAGACCCTCAAGAACTACTGTGCTCGCACCGATATTTACAACATGCTGATCAGATTGCACGCCAGGCATACTCTTGTTGATCAAGCTCGCGGCTTGTTTTTCGAAATGCAGGAATGGAG GTGCAAACCTGATGCCGAGTCCTACAATGCTCTTATCAATGCGCATGGTCGAGCAGGTCAATGGCGCTGGGCCATGAACATTATGGATGACATGCTGCGTGCAGCT ATCCCTCCTAGTCGGTCAACATATAACAACTTGATCAATGCATGTGGATCTAGTGGAAACTGGAGAGAAGCGTTAAAAGCTTGCAAGAAAATGACAGATAATGGAGTTGGACCTGATCTTGTGACTCACAATATTGTTTTGTCTGCGTACAAAACTGGGGCTCAATATTCAAAAGCTTTGTCTTATTTTGAACTTATGAAGGGAACAAATGTCCGTCCAGACACTACAACCCTCAATATTGTTATATATTGCCTAGTGAAGCTTGGACAGTATGGAAAAGCAATGGATATTTTCAGTTCCATGAGAGATAAGGGAGCAGAATGTCGCCCTGACATTGTAACATTCACCAGCATCATTCAATTGTATTCTGTGAGCGGACAGATAGACAATTGCACAGCCATATTTAATACAATTCTTGCAGAAGGGCTAAAACCTAACATTGTTTCCTATAATGCACTGTTAGGTGCATATGCTTCACGTGGGATGTGCACAGAGGCGGCGTCAGTATTTAATGAGATGAAGAAAAGTAGTTTCCGGCCTGATGTTGTGTCATATACATCTTTACTCAATGCTTATGGAAGATCACAACATCCTAAAAAGGCTAGGGAAGTTTTTGACAGGATGAAATCCAACCACTTGAAGCCAAACCTTGTGAGCTACAACGCACTGATTAATGCCTATGGATCCAGTGGCTTATTAGCCGAAGCTGTTGAGGTCTTGCGTGAGATGGAGCAAGATGGAATTCATCCAAACATAGTCTCTATATGTACCCTTTTGGCTGCTTGTGGACAATGTGGCCAGAAGGTGAAAATTGATACCATACTTTCAGCAGCCAAGCTGCGAGGCATAGTACTGAACACAATTGCGTATAATTCAGCTATTGGAAGCTATATGAATTTGGGAGAACATGAGAAAGCTATAAACTTGTATCAATTGATGAGAAAGAAGAAAGTGAAACCGGATTCTGTTACTTTCAATGTGTTGATAAGTGGTTGTTGTAAGATGTCGAAATACAGTGAGGCGATAACTTTTTTTGATGAAATGGTGGATTTGAAAATTCCTTTATCCAAAGAAGTGTACTCATCTGTGCTCTGTGCCTACAGCAAGAAG GGCCAACTGTTGGAAGCGGAATCTGTATTCAACTCGATGAAGATGGCTGGTTGTCCTCCTGATATAGTTACATATACTGCAATGTTACATGCGTATAGTGCTGCAG AGAACTGGGAAAAGGCTTGTGAGCTATTTCAAGAGATGGGAATAAATGGTATCCAACCAGATGCTATCGCATGTGCAGCTTTGATGAGAGCTTTCAACAAAGGAGGCCTTCCCTCTAGAGTTCTTATTCTGGCAGAACTCATGAGAGAGAAAGAAATTCCTTTCAATGATGCCATTTTCTTCGAAATGGTTTCGGCTTGTAGCTT ATTACAAGATTGGAGAACAACAATACAATTGATTAAGGTAATAGAGCCCTCATTACCTAGACTTTCAGTCGGGCTTATGAATCAGCTTCTGCAGATTATGGGAAGAAGCGGAAAGACAGAGGCTATGATGAAG TTGTTCTACAAGATAGTTGCATCCAATGGTGATATCAACTTCGATACTTACTCAATTTTGTTGAAGAATCTTTTGTCTGTTGGAAGTTGGAGGAAATATATTGAG GTATTGCAATGGATGGTGGATGCTAGAATACGACCTTCAAGCCAGATGTATCTCGATATATCCTGTTTTGCACAGAAAAGTGGTGGAACTGAATATGCTTCTATTATATACGAAAGAATCG AGTTATTGAAGAAGAAAATAAGGGAAGGAGACTCTCGAAGCAAGGTACGCGATCCTCACTCCACCTTGCTGGTACATAGAACAAAAGCAGAGAACCACAGGCTGCTCGAATCAAAAATGGCTGTTACACATCCTGTATTTACTGTATAA